The Nocardioides panzhihuensis genome has a segment encoding these proteins:
- a CDS encoding class I SAM-dependent methyltransferase, whose translation MPTNNIAAAYNSRAAEYIDLFGTIDKLAEQDRDTITTWRDTTTGRLLDAGCGPGHWSQELTTQGVREVVGLDASAEFVTSAQERFGAIAFQQADLAAIPLEDRSVGGILAWYSIIHTPPAELPAILSEFARVLSPGGSALIGYFDGEPGEAFDHAVHTAYYWSAKALEDLLAEHGFVVERTSTRQDQGVRRPGDLVARLIA comes from the coding sequence ATGCCCACCAACAACATCGCCGCCGCCTACAACAGCCGAGCAGCTGAATACATCGACCTCTTCGGAACAATCGACAAGCTCGCCGAACAAGATCGCGACACGATCACCACCTGGCGTGACACCACGACCGGCCGCCTCCTGGACGCCGGCTGCGGCCCCGGCCACTGGAGCCAAGAGCTCACCACCCAAGGCGTACGCGAAGTAGTCGGCCTGGATGCCTCCGCCGAGTTCGTCACATCAGCACAAGAGCGCTTCGGGGCCATCGCCTTCCAACAGGCCGACCTCGCCGCGATCCCGCTGGAGGACCGGTCGGTCGGCGGCATCCTGGCGTGGTACTCGATCATCCACACCCCTCCCGCCGAACTCCCCGCCATCCTGAGCGAGTTCGCCCGCGTCCTCTCCCCCGGCGGGTCGGCGCTGATCGGCTACTTCGACGGCGAGCCTGGCGAGGCGTTCGACCACGCCGTGCACACCGCCTACTACTGGTCGGCAAAAGCGCTCGAAGACCTGCTCGCCGAGCACGGTTTCGTCGTCGAGCGCACGTCGACAAGGCAGGATCAGGGCGTACGCCGGCCGGGCGACCTGGTCGCGAGACTCATCGCCTGA
- a CDS encoding HNH endonuclease signature motif containing protein: protein MTALQQPQHPVLEAVVAITASLDQVADANPSFMATDQKAATLIEIARAKAQLAELELRVMATVDDVAADSAARDVAAWLHHHTHQRPEALRADLRLAAALDRTYGRVAAAMRAGDCNLSQAEVIVAALDELPAGLDPEVKDRAEEALVGYATQFDPTRLRRLGRRILDLIAPEIAEAEEAKRLAAEEAHARKKTRLAMRRLGDGTTRISAVIPDAVADRLATNLEAFASPRRDDGTRTDTGEYLPYGRRLGRAFCQMLETLDPARLPIHGGDATTVIVTIDLDQLRTDAGIGQIVGGSPITAAEARRLACTANIIPAVLGGASEVLDLGRKERFFTAAQRRALLLRSATCEAEGCDIPGTWAEAHHWLAWAQGGQTDLENAALLCSHHHHRAHDAAYVHERLPNGDIRFARRR, encoded by the coding sequence ATGACCGCACTGCAACAGCCGCAGCATCCTGTGCTGGAGGCCGTGGTCGCGATCACCGCCTCCCTGGACCAGGTCGCCGATGCGAATCCGTCGTTCATGGCGACCGATCAGAAGGCCGCCACTCTGATCGAGATCGCCCGGGCCAAAGCCCAGTTGGCGGAGCTCGAGCTGCGGGTGATGGCGACTGTTGATGATGTGGCGGCGGACAGCGCGGCTCGTGATGTGGCCGCGTGGCTGCATCACCACACCCACCAACGCCCCGAGGCCCTGCGAGCCGACCTACGGCTCGCGGCCGCACTGGACCGGACCTATGGCCGGGTCGCGGCCGCGATGCGCGCCGGGGACTGCAACCTCTCCCAAGCAGAGGTGATCGTCGCGGCGCTCGACGAACTGCCTGCCGGCCTTGACCCCGAGGTCAAGGACCGGGCCGAAGAGGCCCTGGTCGGGTACGCGACCCAGTTCGACCCCACCCGACTCCGCCGCCTCGGACGCCGCATCCTCGACCTCATCGCCCCCGAGATCGCCGAGGCCGAAGAAGCCAAACGCCTCGCGGCCGAGGAAGCCCACGCCCGCAAGAAGACCCGCCTAGCCATGCGCCGGCTCGGGGACGGAACCACCCGCATCTCCGCGGTCATCCCGGATGCAGTTGCGGACCGGCTGGCCACCAATCTGGAGGCCTTCGCCTCGCCGCGGCGCGATGACGGCACCCGCACCGACACAGGCGAATACCTGCCCTATGGCCGCAGGCTCGGACGAGCGTTCTGCCAGATGCTCGAGACCTTGGACCCGGCAAGGCTGCCCATCCATGGCGGGGACGCGACCACGGTGATCGTGACCATCGACCTCGACCAGCTCCGCACCGACGCCGGCATCGGCCAGATCGTGGGCGGCAGCCCGATCACCGCAGCCGAAGCCCGCCGCCTGGCCTGCACCGCGAACATCATCCCCGCCGTGCTCGGCGGTGCCTCCGAGGTTCTCGACCTCGGCCGCAAGGAACGCTTCTTCACCGCAGCTCAACGCCGAGCTCTCCTGCTCAGGTCTGCGACCTGTGAGGCCGAGGGCTGCGATATCCCCGGCACCTGGGCCGAAGCCCACCACTGGCTCGCCTGGGCACAAGGAGGCCAAACAGATCTCGAGAATGCCGCCCTGCTCTGTTCCCATCACCACCACCGCGCACATGACGCGGCGTACGTTCACGAACGCCTGCCCAACGGCGACATCCGCTTCGCCAGACGCAGATAG
- a CDS encoding ArsR/SmtB family transcription factor, whose translation MHANTQPPVWGDDVVTLAVEVLRMLADPTRLQVAGLLLDEERSVSELAGILDKPVPGVSQHLAKMRMARLVTTRKEGTSVLYRVENGHVRQLVLDTIGHVEHLLDQVPAHHRSAEEPA comes from the coding sequence ATGCATGCAAATACGCAACCTCCGGTCTGGGGAGACGATGTCGTCACCCTCGCTGTCGAGGTGCTGAGGATGCTGGCTGATCCCACTCGCCTTCAGGTGGCGGGGCTGTTGCTGGACGAGGAGCGGTCGGTCTCGGAGCTTGCCGGCATCTTGGACAAGCCGGTGCCGGGGGTCTCGCAGCATCTGGCGAAGATGCGGATGGCGCGTCTGGTGACGACCCGCAAGGAGGGGACCTCGGTGCTCTATCGGGTCGAGAACGGACATGTGCGCCAGCTGGTCCTCGACACGATCGGTCACGTCGAGCATCTCTTGGACCAGGTCCCGGCGCATCATCGGTCCGCCGAGGAGCCGGCATGA
- a CDS encoding cation diffusion facilitator family transporter, with amino-acid sequence MTHTLHDHSRDHAHGHSHDHHRHDHAHIGRWARVRHAVSDVFGTHSHDAADQVDEALEADVRGRRALWISLGVLALTAAVQAVVVALTGSVALLGDTLHNVADALTAVPLLVAFWLARRPANDRFTYGYGRAEDLAGLFVVAMIALSSILAGWEAIDRLFHPREVEHAWAVAAAGVVGFCGNELVARYRIRVGRQIGSAALVADGLHARTDGFTSLAVVLGAVGVAAGLPWADPLVGLLIAVAILGVLRSALKQVGARLMDAVTPEDVRRARAAVSTVEGVLEVRSLRLRWIGHTLHADGDIVVPSDLRVSAGHDIAHHAEEHLLEALPRLTSVVLHVSPEGTH; translated from the coding sequence ATGACCCATACGCTGCACGATCACTCACGCGACCATGCCCACGGCCACAGCCACGACCATCACCGCCACGACCATGCGCACATAGGCCGGTGGGCCAGGGTCCGGCATGCGGTCTCGGACGTGTTCGGGACGCACTCCCATGATGCGGCGGACCAGGTCGACGAAGCGCTCGAGGCCGACGTGCGTGGCCGGCGGGCGTTGTGGATCAGCCTTGGTGTCCTCGCCCTGACGGCCGCAGTCCAGGCGGTCGTCGTGGCTCTGACCGGGTCGGTGGCTCTGCTGGGCGACACGCTCCACAATGTCGCGGACGCGCTGACGGCGGTGCCGTTGCTCGTGGCGTTCTGGCTTGCCCGGCGTCCGGCGAACGACCGCTTCACCTATGGGTACGGTCGGGCCGAGGATCTCGCCGGTCTCTTCGTCGTCGCCATGATCGCGCTGTCCAGCATCTTGGCCGGCTGGGAGGCCATCGACCGGCTCTTCCATCCGCGCGAGGTCGAGCACGCCTGGGCGGTCGCCGCGGCCGGCGTGGTCGGGTTCTGTGGCAACGAGCTCGTCGCGCGCTACCGGATCCGGGTGGGGCGACAGATCGGCTCGGCGGCCCTGGTCGCGGACGGGCTCCACGCTCGTACGGACGGTTTCACCTCGCTGGCCGTCGTCTTGGGCGCTGTCGGGGTCGCGGCCGGGCTGCCTTGGGCCGACCCGCTGGTCGGGCTGCTGATCGCGGTCGCGATCCTCGGTGTGCTGCGCTCCGCGCTCAAGCAGGTCGGCGCGCGGTTGATGGACGCGGTCACCCCCGAGGACGTACGCAGGGCGAGGGCGGCGGTGAGCACCGTGGAAGGCGTCCTCGAGGTCCGCAGCCTGAGGCTGCGCTGGATCGGGCACACCCTCCATGCCGACGGCGACATCGTCGTGCCCTCGGACCTCCGTGTCTCCGCGGGTCATGACATCGCCCATCATGCCGAGGAGCACCTTCTGGAGGCGCTGCCCCGGCTCACCAGCGTCGTCCTGCACGTCAGCCCCGAAGGAACGCACTGA
- a CDS encoding gamma carbonic anhydrase family protein, which yields MNIFEFDGKSPQIHPDAWVAPTATLIGDVRLGPEASVWYGAVLRADIGPIIIGEGSNVQDNSVLHVRPGSSLELGPHSTIAHGCVVHGDRIGAGSLIGNGAVVSDGVVIGDGCLIAAGAMVVEGTEVPDHSLVMGVPAKVRGTIEPGTNPAAILELNAPGYVALMKEHSMKLHRATVRPIQP from the coding sequence ATGAACATCTTCGAATTCGACGGTAAGAGTCCGCAGATCCACCCCGACGCCTGGGTGGCGCCGACGGCGACGTTGATCGGTGACGTACGCCTCGGGCCGGAGGCCAGCGTCTGGTACGGCGCCGTGCTGCGCGCCGACATCGGGCCGATCATCATCGGCGAGGGCTCCAACGTGCAGGACAACTCGGTGCTGCACGTACGTCCCGGCTCCTCCCTCGAGCTCGGGCCGCACAGCACGATCGCGCATGGTTGCGTGGTGCATGGGGACCGGATCGGGGCCGGGTCGCTGATCGGCAACGGGGCGGTCGTCTCCGACGGCGTGGTCATCGGCGACGGCTGCCTGATCGCCGCCGGCGCGATGGTGGTCGAGGGGACCGAGGTGCCCGACCACAGCCTGGTGATGGGTGTGCCGGCCAAGGTGCGCGGCACCATCGAGCCCGGCACCAACCCCGCGGCGATCCTGGAGCTCAACGCGCCGGGCTACGTGGCCCTCATGAAAGAGCACAGTATGAAGCTGCACCGCGCAACCGTACGCCCGATTCAACCCTGA
- a CDS encoding helix-turn-helix domain-containing protein produces the protein MSTDDEDTAFYVGIAAQVTEHRVARGLSQRELAELCGTTQSAIARLESGSRPPKIDTLLRVAAALDCRLEVGFHPRTRAHRSTP, from the coding sequence ATGAGCACCGACGACGAGGACACCGCGTTCTACGTCGGGATCGCCGCCCAGGTCACCGAGCACCGGGTCGCGCGGGGCCTGTCCCAGCGCGAGCTCGCCGAGCTCTGCGGCACGACCCAGTCGGCGATCGCGCGGCTGGAGTCCGGGTCCCGTCCGCCCAAGATCGACACCCTCCTCCGGGTGGCCGCCGCTCTCGACTGCCGCCTCGAGGTCGGCTTCCACCCCCGCACCAGAGCCCACAGGAGCACGCCATGA
- a CDS encoding phosphoribosyl-ATP diphosphatase → MDSVRRFGSGAAYGLGLTLVKTFDELWAELSEKARTRPEGSGTVAQLDAGVHAIGKKLVEEAAESWMAAEYEGKEATAEEISQLLYHAQVLMLASGISIDDVYSHL, encoded by the coding sequence ATGGATTCGGTGAGACGATTCGGGAGCGGGGCAGCGTACGGCCTAGGCTTGACGCTTGTGAAGACGTTCGACGAGCTCTGGGCCGAGCTGAGCGAGAAGGCCCGGACCCGACCTGAAGGATCCGGCACCGTGGCGCAGCTCGACGCCGGGGTCCATGCGATCGGGAAGAAGCTGGTCGAGGAGGCCGCCGAGTCCTGGATGGCGGCCGAGTACGAGGGCAAGGAAGCAACCGCGGAGGAGATCTCCCAGCTGCTCTACCACGCCCAGGTGCTCATGCTCGCCAGCGGAATCTCGATCGACGACGTCTACTCACACCTCTGA
- the hisG gene encoding ATP phosphoribosyltransferase, whose protein sequence is MNSESPSPQEATRPLRIAVPNKGSLSTSASELLREAGYRQRDDSKRLTLIDDENGVEFFYLRPRDIALYVGEGTLDIGITGRDLLLDSGAKADEVIGLGFGRSRFHFAGRAGAFTSVEELRGKRIATSYVGVVSDFLEREGIDASVTRLDGAVETSIQLGVADAIADVVETGSTMRQAGLEIFGEPIMRSEAVVITRSGAQLPAEYETFKRRLDGVLIARSYVMMDYDIRAEFLAEASAMTPGLEGPTVSPLHREGWVAVRAMVPRAGSQKLMDDLYAVGARAILLTEINACRI, encoded by the coding sequence ATGAACTCCGAAAGCCCCAGTCCGCAGGAAGCGACCCGCCCGCTGCGGATCGCGGTGCCCAACAAGGGCTCGCTGTCCACCTCCGCCTCCGAGCTGCTGCGCGAGGCGGGCTATCGCCAGCGCGACGACAGCAAGCGTCTGACCCTCATCGACGACGAGAACGGCGTCGAGTTCTTCTACCTGCGTCCGCGCGACATCGCGCTCTACGTCGGCGAGGGCACCCTCGACATCGGCATCACCGGCCGTGACCTGCTCCTGGACTCCGGCGCCAAGGCCGACGAGGTCATCGGGCTCGGCTTCGGCCGGTCCCGGTTCCACTTCGCCGGCCGCGCCGGCGCCTTCACCTCGGTCGAGGAGCTCCGCGGCAAGCGGATCGCGACCTCGTACGTCGGGGTCGTCTCCGACTTCCTCGAGCGCGAGGGGATCGATGCCAGCGTGACCCGCCTCGACGGCGCCGTGGAGACCTCCATCCAGCTCGGCGTCGCCGACGCCATCGCCGACGTGGTCGAGACCGGCTCGACGATGCGGCAGGCCGGCCTGGAGATCTTCGGCGAGCCGATCATGCGCTCCGAGGCCGTGGTGATCACCCGGTCGGGCGCGCAGCTGCCGGCGGAGTACGAGACGTTCAAGCGCCGTCTGGACGGCGTCCTGATCGCGCGCAGCTACGTGATGATGGACTACGACATCCGTGCCGAGTTCCTCGCCGAGGCCTCCGCGATGACCCCCGGTCTCGAGGGACCGACGGTCAGCCCGCTGCACCGCGAGGGGTGGGTCGCCGTCCGCGCGATGGTGCCGCGGGCGGGGTCGCAGAAGCTGATGGACGACCTCTACGCCGTGGGTGCCCGAGCCATTCTGCTGACGGAGATCAATGCCTGCCGGATCTGA
- a CDS encoding PH domain-containing protein, translating to MPAGSDPAEPDPDRTALPVTLPHTWRPLGVRVMAWFLVAALGVMCTLVWVGFTPEIKAQVTMFERLTFGAVGLGIVVCVHALTRSRVVAHEGGLTVVNGYKRRDLEWAEILAINFPRGAPWPNIDLASGHNISVHGIQASDGGSSKKAVRTLRTLVDELS from the coding sequence ATGCCTGCCGGATCTGACCCTGCCGAGCCTGACCCTGACCGGACGGCCCTGCCGGTGACACTTCCGCACACCTGGCGTCCGCTCGGTGTCCGCGTGATGGCCTGGTTCCTCGTCGCCGCGCTCGGAGTGATGTGCACGCTGGTCTGGGTCGGCTTCACGCCCGAGATCAAGGCCCAGGTCACCATGTTCGAGCGACTGACCTTCGGGGCTGTGGGGCTCGGGATCGTCGTCTGTGTGCACGCGCTGACCCGGTCGCGAGTGGTCGCCCATGAGGGCGGCCTCACCGTCGTCAACGGCTACAAGCGTCGTGATCTGGAGTGGGCCGAGATCCTCGCGATCAACTTCCCCCGAGGTGCGCCGTGGCCCAACATCGATCTGGCCTCCGGTCACAACATCTCCGTCCACGGGATCCAGGCCTCCGACGGCGGCTCGTCGAAGAAAGCCGTGCGTACACTGCGGACGCTGGTCGACGAGCTCTCCTGA
- a CDS encoding SGNH/GDSL hydrolase family protein: MTSTSWTRLAAPGLTLGAVIALATLAPAEAAPVHPVGTWGASADMVGGAVGTVGLVDRSVRNLVHNSLGGSGVRITLSNVFGDRPVTFASAHLGLAGDGAAVVPGTNRPVTFGGADEVTVAPGTEVLSDPVDATVPADTTLAVSFHVVGESGPITGHDVATQTSYVSGTAGDDVAGQESGTSFTTQISSWYWVESVVVEKPRRVRTAVLFGDSITDGNGSTVGANRRYPDVLADRVATSRFAGRFGVMNEGISANRVLADSSGGERALDRFRRDVLEQPGVATVVVLAGINDIRWDQADEASDLIVAYRDLIAQAHAEDVCVVGATLTPYEGGSRYTPARDRIRAAVNDWIRTSGEFDGVADFDAATRDPARPARFLPAYDSGDHLHPGDAGYAAMAEAVDLSLLDCDR, translated from the coding sequence GTGACCTCTACGTCGTGGACTCGCCTCGCTGCTCCTGGCCTCACCCTGGGCGCCGTCATCGCACTCGCAACGCTGGCTCCGGCCGAGGCCGCGCCGGTGCACCCCGTCGGCACCTGGGGTGCCTCGGCCGACATGGTGGGCGGTGCGGTCGGCACCGTCGGTCTGGTGGACCGGTCGGTGCGCAACCTGGTGCACAACTCGCTGGGTGGCTCCGGCGTACGCATCACCCTCTCCAACGTGTTCGGCGACCGCCCGGTGACCTTCGCCTCGGCACACCTCGGTCTGGCCGGGGACGGGGCCGCGGTGGTGCCCGGCACGAACCGGCCGGTGACCTTCGGGGGCGCCGACGAGGTCACCGTCGCCCCGGGCACCGAGGTGCTCAGCGACCCGGTCGACGCGACGGTGCCGGCCGATACGACCCTCGCGGTGAGCTTCCACGTCGTCGGCGAGAGCGGCCCGATCACCGGGCACGACGTGGCCACGCAGACCTCCTACGTCTCCGGGACGGCCGGCGACGACGTGGCCGGCCAGGAGTCGGGCACGTCGTTCACGACGCAGATCTCCAGCTGGTACTGGGTCGAGAGCGTCGTCGTCGAGAAGCCCCGCCGGGTCAGGACCGCGGTGCTCTTCGGCGACTCGATCACCGACGGCAACGGCTCCACGGTCGGAGCCAACCGGCGCTACCCCGACGTGCTGGCCGACCGGGTGGCGACGAGCCGGTTCGCCGGCCGGTTCGGGGTGATGAACGAGGGTATCTCCGCCAACCGCGTCCTGGCCGACAGCTCCGGCGGGGAGCGTGCTCTGGACCGCTTCCGCCGAGATGTGCTCGAGCAGCCCGGGGTCGCCACGGTCGTGGTGCTGGCGGGCATCAACGACATCCGCTGGGACCAGGCCGACGAGGCCTCCGACCTGATCGTCGCCTACCGCGACCTGATCGCGCAGGCGCACGCGGAGGACGTCTGCGTCGTGGGCGCGACCCTGACGCCGTACGAGGGTGGCAGCCGCTACACCCCCGCGCGCGACCGGATCCGGGCCGCGGTCAACGACTGGATCAGGACCTCCGGTGAGTTCGACGGTGTCGCCGACTTCGACGCCGCCACCCGTGACCCGGCTCGGCCGGCACGGTTCCTTCCCGCGTACGACTCCGGGGACCATCTCCACCCCGGCGACGCCGGCTATGCGGCGATGGCAGAGGCGGTCGACCTGTCGTTGCTGGACTGCGACCGCTGA
- a CDS encoding DUF6297 family protein: MSTHRGVDASTLPPTPAEIRGLIRSWRRGRVTAPWGEILYQAYLALLTVLIFGSGLVSAVVNAGQAVAVCASETCVGTRTAGPVLVVLIWLALGAAVLRLLGPLMSSPATSAMVLSTPVDRGRWLWRQYWAMVLLAAATAAVPAALAAVTAGWALTTVGALALAAAALGSMTYAGGAVAQSRTRSAWRMIGPIAALAALAALAGVAAGITSGFAPPASAWWWLAPAALTPLAGSVAALGHRRLGRLRRRELTRGHGLANGLSGALAGLDTALAYDVVLQHTSRQRAVVRSRRPWGPRGPLALVTADLIRLRRAPVRVLVLAAAVVPAYALAEAGAGALMVPVMVVLGFWAAVPLGAGLRVLSRSGGLVRLLGARSWQLRAGALVVPMALLLAYGLGSLWALPHPLLAPAVGLGALAALTRWLAAPPPDYASAMVSTPMGAMPVTLFTNAVRGFDIAGLVSIPALFAPNAAGATISLALSAITLCVLVGRR; encoded by the coding sequence ATGAGCACCCACCGGGGCGTGGACGCCAGCACCCTCCCGCCGACACCCGCCGAGATCCGCGGGCTGATCCGATCCTGGCGTCGCGGGCGGGTCACGGCGCCGTGGGGAGAGATCCTCTACCAGGCGTACCTCGCTCTGCTCACGGTCCTCATCTTCGGCTCGGGGCTGGTGAGCGCGGTCGTCAACGCCGGGCAGGCTGTCGCCGTCTGCGCGAGCGAGACCTGCGTCGGCACGCGCACCGCGGGGCCGGTGCTCGTCGTCTTGATCTGGCTGGCGCTGGGCGCCGCGGTGCTGCGGCTCCTGGGGCCGCTCATGTCGTCTCCGGCGACCTCGGCGATGGTGCTCTCGACGCCGGTGGACCGCGGCCGGTGGCTGTGGCGGCAGTACTGGGCGATGGTGCTTCTCGCTGCTGCGACCGCGGCGGTCCCGGCGGCCCTCGCCGCCGTCACGGCCGGGTGGGCGCTGACGACCGTCGGCGCCCTGGCGCTCGCCGCCGCGGCGCTCGGGTCGATGACGTACGCAGGCGGCGCCGTCGCCCAGTCCCGAACCCGTTCGGCCTGGCGGATGATCGGTCCGATCGCCGCGCTCGCTGCCCTCGCCGCTCTGGCCGGGGTGGCAGCCGGGATCACGAGCGGGTTCGCGCCACCCGCCAGCGCGTGGTGGTGGCTGGCGCCCGCCGCGCTGACGCCTCTCGCGGGCTCGGTGGCTGCGCTCGGCCACCGTCGTCTCGGGCGCCTACGGCGCCGCGAGCTGACCCGCGGGCACGGGTTGGCCAACGGCCTCTCCGGTGCGCTCGCCGGCCTCGACACCGCTCTGGCCTACGATGTCGTCCTGCAGCACACCAGCAGGCAGCGCGCTGTCGTCCGGTCCCGCCGTCCGTGGGGACCGCGGGGGCCGCTCGCACTGGTCACCGCTGATCTCATCAGGCTGCGCCGGGCACCAGTGCGCGTGCTGGTCCTGGCGGCAGCGGTCGTGCCGGCGTACGCGCTCGCCGAGGCCGGGGCCGGTGCCCTGATGGTGCCGGTGATGGTGGTGCTCGGGTTCTGGGCGGCCGTCCCGCTCGGTGCCGGCCTGCGGGTGCTGTCCCGCTCGGGCGGCCTGGTCCGGCTGCTGGGCGCCCGGTCCTGGCAGCTGAGGGCCGGCGCGCTCGTGGTGCCGATGGCGCTGCTGCTCGCGTACGGCCTGGGCTCTCTGTGGGCGCTCCCGCACCCGCTCCTGGCACCCGCTGTCGGACTCGGCGCGCTGGCGGCGCTGACCCGGTGGCTGGCCGCGCCACCTCCGGACTACGCCTCGGCGATGGTCTCGACCCCGATGGGCGCCATGCCGGTCACGCTGTTCACCAATGCCGTCCGCGGCTTCGACATCGCCGGGCTGGTCAGCATCCCGGCATTGTTCGCCCCCAACGCGGCCGGCGCCACCATCTCGCTGGCACTGTCGGCGATCACGCTCTGCGTGCTCGTCGGGCGGCGCTGA
- a CDS encoding ABC transporter ATP-binding protein: MTLLKVSGLSRTYGENAVLDGIDLVLEPGQAIALTGANGSGKSTLLRCVAGADQPTAGEVLLDDESYDERSARVRRDVATLLDDLDLFPDLAVVEHLDLVAHAHRVEDPTGTVDRVLDEVGLTGQASQLPGSLSSGQRQRLGLASMLVRPRRLLLLDEPEQRLDADGALWLAGLLAREKEAGVGILFASHQPALIEAVADEVVRLGSPASAE; encoded by the coding sequence ATGACCTTGCTGAAAGTCTCCGGGCTCAGCAGGACCTACGGGGAGAACGCGGTCCTCGACGGGATCGACCTCGTCCTCGAGCCCGGTCAGGCGATCGCGCTCACCGGCGCGAACGGGTCGGGCAAGTCGACCCTGCTGCGGTGCGTCGCCGGTGCCGATCAGCCGACGGCCGGCGAGGTCCTGCTCGATGACGAGTCCTACGACGAGCGGTCCGCGCGGGTCCGCCGCGACGTCGCTACGCTCCTCGACGACCTGGATCTCTTCCCCGACCTCGCGGTGGTCGAGCACCTCGACCTCGTCGCGCACGCCCATCGGGTCGAGGATCCGACGGGCACCGTCGACCGTGTGCTCGACGAGGTGGGCCTGACCGGCCAGGCGAGCCAGCTGCCCGGATCGCTCTCCTCGGGGCAGCGCCAGCGGCTCGGCCTCGCCTCGATGCTGGTGCGGCCGCGTCGGCTCCTCCTGCTCGACGAGCCCGAGCAGCGGCTCGACGCCGACGGCGCGCTCTGGCTCGCCGGGCTGCTCGCGCGCGAGAAGGAGGCTGGGGTCGGGATCCTGTTCGCCAGCCATCAGCCGGCGCTCATCGAGGCCGTGGCCGACGAGGTCGTCCGCCTCGGCTCCCCGGCCAGCGCCGAATGA
- a CDS encoding aldose 1-epimerase family protein, whose protein sequence is MLRPSGEQFTIDGGGYTATVTESGGALRLLSYEGRELVAGFGDDEQSSGGKGQLLAPWPNRIRDGRYEFAGKSYQLGLTEASRNNASHGLVRWAQWLPIEESKSSVTLATRLMAQSGYPWTLDLEVTYAIGPDGLTVTQSATNHADSPAPYASGAHPYLAVGAGPVDAWTLTLPARTRVLSDPERKLPTASEATASTAYDFTSAKTIGDVVLDHAFTDLDRDDDGRARVTIQGPDGGVELWVDERHPWLMVYSADDQSPARGSLAVEPMTAPPDAFNSGTDLIELAPDERLEVSWGITALR, encoded by the coding sequence GTGCTTAGACCGAGTGGAGAGCAGTTCACGATCGACGGCGGGGGCTACACCGCGACGGTGACGGAGAGTGGTGGCGCGCTGCGGCTGCTGTCCTACGAGGGGCGGGAGCTGGTCGCCGGTTTCGGCGACGACGAGCAGTCCAGCGGTGGCAAGGGACAGCTGCTGGCGCCGTGGCCCAACCGGATCCGCGACGGCCGCTACGAGTTCGCCGGGAAGAGCTACCAGCTCGGGCTCACCGAGGCCTCGCGCAACAACGCCTCCCACGGGCTGGTGCGGTGGGCGCAGTGGCTGCCCATCGAGGAGTCCAAGAGCTCGGTCACCCTCGCGACCCGGCTGATGGCGCAGAGCGGCTACCCCTGGACGCTCGACCTGGAGGTGACGTACGCGATCGGGCCCGACGGCCTCACGGTGACCCAGTCCGCGACCAACCACGCCGACTCCCCTGCGCCGTACGCCTCCGGTGCCCACCCGTATCTCGCCGTCGGCGCCGGCCCGGTCGACGCCTGGACCCTCACCCTCCCGGCCCGCACCCGCGTGCTGTCGGATCCCGAGCGCAAGCTGCCCACGGCGAGCGAGGCGACAGCGTCGACGGCCTACGACTTCACCTCCGCCAAGACCATCGGCGACGTCGTGCTCGACCACGCCTTCACCGATCTCGACCGCGACGATGACGGGCGGGCAAGGGTCACCATCCAAGGACCGGACGGTGGCGTCGAGCTCTGGGTCGACGAGCGCCACCCGTGGCTGATGGTCTACAGCGCCGACGACCAGTCACCCGCGCGAGGCAGCCTCGCGGTCGAGCCGATGACCGCTCCCCCGGACGCTTTCAACTCGGGCACCGACCTGATCGAGCTCGCTCCCGACGAGCGTCTCGAGGTCTCCTGGGGCATCACCGCGCTCCGATGA